The Brassica napus cultivar Da-Ae chromosome C7, Da-Ae, whole genome shotgun sequence genomic interval TACAACTAAATAATTTGAATAaactattataataatttttagaaactCAGTTTAAGAACAAACCCATGATTATCACCTGCACGTTTTCATAGGcacaaatttttttgttttttctttggctgattaaaaaaaaaaaaaaattaaaaaagaccATTAATCACGGatcgccacgtgtcagtgggatcCGCGAACAGTataaaaaatataccaaaatcaATCTTTATTTCCTCTCCTGTGTTActtttttaacttaaaaaatgGATCCTGCCACCTTCTTGTAACCCGCGATAATCCTGCTCTGATGATGCCCTAAGGTTTTTGTTTCTACGTTTACGTacccaaaaaaaacaatctaatcatatgatgtgtaatcttttatttttaaaagtgataattgaatattttcatttaataagtTCAAAAACATTTTCATTTAAAACTACTGGACGTATATCCGAAACTAAAGCtaaacaaatgtatttttaattattttaccaaaaatgtattttaatttttttctatatgtttgggataaaaatgatttaaaaggTATATAATTTACAGGATTATGTTCCGACAGTTTTCGACAATTTCAGTGCGAACGTGGTGGTCGATGGAAGTACGGTCAATCTCGGCCTCTGGGATACTGCCGGTAAATAGTTAaaactttttagtttttttttagaaaaataaaaattttagtttttttactaAAACTGATGAATGGACAAATAGTAAATATATTagtattaataattagttttaatgTGTAATTATCAGGGCAGGAGGATTATAACAGGCTTCGGCCTTTGAGTTACAGAGGAGCAGATGTGTTTTTATTGGCATTTTCCCTAATTAGCAAAGCTAGTTACGAGAATATTTACAAAAAGGTagcattttaaaatttgcatctGTTTTGAAATGATTGTggtgaaatattttaaagagtCTTCgagattatttatattaatttcttGAATAATAGTGGCTGCCGGAGCTGAAACATTATGCGCCTACCATCCCTATCGTGCTCGTCGGAACCAAATTAGGTAATAAAGAAGTTCATCAACATTACTTAAATAAATCCGCCAATGATAGGGAAACATTTCGTggatatgtaatattttatatttaatatatgctTTGAGGTTATGCGAAATCAATTTATATTGTATATCCTTTTATTCAATTCtagtgaaaacaaaatgttaagATATTCATCATTCGATTATTTTTCTGCTAGATAAAGTTTTCTAGCTTAGTAGTTCCaataaatactaatatattctttttcatttatatattgaaaccCGATAACAGGAAAATACAAGAATGCAGTAAACTAACATTGCCCTTTTGGGTTATTAATGAGCTAATAATCAATAGCCCAGTATTATTGATACACTTTCCTTGGTTTATTTAGCCTTTAATATTTGTTcattaaagtatatttttattagtgAGGTAatgttgaaaagaaaaattacagACTTgagccctttctcaaaaaaaaaaaattacagacTTGAGGGATGACAAGCAGTTCTTGAAAGATCATCCAGGAGCAGCTTCTATAACAACTGCTCAGGTATCCTTATAACGataacatatttaattttacaaatacaaatatatgtctATATGTTACAAAAAGTCATAACTGTGGCTGTAATAGTATGATGAATTTGAGTAACAGGGAGAAGAACTAAGAAAGATGATTGGAGCCGTCAGGTACTTAGAATGCAGCTCCAAAACCCAACAGGTATATGATTTCATATGAGTACATTTATATTTAACATTAGgttgaaataaaatataatcaatTATGTAAGCTGAAAaggttatgtttttttctttgtcagaATGTGAAGTCAGTGTTTGATACAGCAATCCGGGTAGCTTTGAGGCCACCAAAggcaaagaagaagataaagccCTTAAAGACCAAGAGATCAAGAACATGCTTTTTCCTCTAatatttcagaattttaataatacaagtatttcgtttttttttttgtattttgtgtAATGGCAAAAGAGACTTACTCGTCATAAACAATTTCATGCCACCAGAGGCGGTTTCACGGTAAGAAATAATGGATCACATGACAcaggttaaatatatatatatttcagtgtTTTTCCATGCATCACTTTTTATTCAGCAGCTCTGttggtttttttctttgtttgataccattttttttttctgttttatctaatatattttagagGTTGGGCTAAAATCAAATTGTGAaccctttttaaaaattaaagttggATCAGTCACTGCATGCCACACATATAATTTATCAGCttgcaaataaaaataacaaattgtGTTGTTTTTACTTATCAATGTATCAAACttatatttttggataattgtattatatatttagaattaAAGTTTATACATAACGATATAGCAGTTCAAATGCTGAGAGTATATCACCTAACGTTGTTTCTCTTTACATTTTCTTTGCTCCCGTTCTTCAGTCTCTGGTTTTGTGATGTTTTATTTACTGATCTGATGGTTGGAAGCAACACTTTTACGCAGATCTGGACCTGAGAGGACATGATCTGGTGATTCTTTCTCAAGGATGTCTGTTGAAGATTCAAGTCAGGATTTGCCGCTCTTTTTGGGTTTTTGCTGATTTTAGTGAGGGTTTCGACTGTCGGTGTTGGTATGGTGTGGGATTTGTTGAGAGGGTGATGGAGTTGCACGAACCATCAGCCTTCTTATAAGCTATCTGCTTTGAGGGCGGGTAAAATGTTTTGAACAAAGCTCAAGTGGCGGCTAACTCCGGTGATTGTCTATGTTTGGATCTGTTCTTTTCTCATGctcctcttttttttcctttcaccGTTTATTTCTCATGGTATTTTTTTGGTGAGTGATGTCTTCTTCGTTGTGGTGATAGCTTCCAATTTGGGTCTTGGGTTTCTCTGTCATGTGTTTTCTTTTCGGAGGTGGTGGTTGTGCCGCTGATTGTTAAAGTTACACTTTGTTATGATGGGCCGACATATGAGCAGATTTGTTTATAGGTATTTTGTCAACTTCCAAATTAAATCAAGTTCTGAtcggaaaagaaaaaatatttcaagaaACAACTTCACCCGACCATGTTTAGCATACATGGAAAAATAAAACACCTTTGGATCTAGCATCGTTTGCTAATGAATCCAGACGAACATTTTTTGCCCTTGGGGATATGAAACAAGCTTACACTCTCAAAAATGTCATGCAAAAGTCAAACATATTTATCCTAAAGTGAAGAAACAATCCACAAAATTGTTAGTAATATAGACTAAATCTGAAGAGTCATTCTCAAATCGGATCAATAGAACTTGCAAATTGCTCATACATGATGATGTTTAGAGCAATCTTTCCATCTTACCCAGTAAGATTGAAAGGCTTCTACTACAACACTGAGTCCAAAAGATTCGACACACATTTGATCCTTAAGGTATCGATTTGGCAAGTTGGTAACCATGGAATTTGTTTGAAGGATTATCggaatctttttatttttcctctTTAAAATTTGCATTTCTCCAACATTCTACTTGGAGTGGCACTGGTTGTTTTACTTTCTTTTAGTTGGATTTAAATACCAATCTTGTTTTAAATAATTGCAAACTGGGTCCTGCGAGTTACCAATGCTACAGTTTTCCTCTTTAAAATTCTCAGCTACATACTTAATTAATTCGAAAAAAGATTTCTAACTGGAATGGAAACCAAATAAATATCGAATTTTTCTACCAACTCATCGGCGGCACGGTTAAACCATCTTGAACGGACATCAAACAAATCACGATCCAACTACAAGAAGTTGGTCAAGAAGTCGAAGGCGCAGACTAACTACAAACCCTTATTATCAAACCAGAGCAGGTTTTGGCTTAAGTTTAGGATTTCTTGCAGACCAAACTAAAAGACTTGAAAAACAAAGCAAGACAAAGAGATTATTAACTTCCAATGTATTAAGATGGAGAAATCCCCTGGGCACTAAGTATTCGGAAAATGTTTTATGATCTGTTTACCAATCGAAAAAAGAACAAAGTAAAACTCGATgagtattcttcttcttttatgtagtttattttttttagggtGAACACTTGTCTCATTTGCGAGCATCTACTTTCTTGGCGTCTTTCGCTACAATAAACAGAGACATTGAAAAATCAGAAACAACAGGAAATAGTTCTGTTTCTTGAAACCAAAAAAGCATTGTAAGAGGTTTATTACCTGCTTTTTCCTCTTCTCGCTTCTTGGCCGCTTCTTCTCTCTGTTGGCGAATCAGAGCCAGACGATCtgtacacacacacacaaacccATTTGGTAACATAGAAAGaaacaagtgagaaagataaGAAGAGATTCATAGCAGTTTACCCAAATCCTTTCTTGCTTGTTCGGTTTTGCCTTGCTCCTGCAACCTCATGTATCGCTCATGAGCTCGCTGCTTCTCTAGCTCCTCCCTGCAAAACACCATATAAGATGGAACTGTAAGAAGCTCCTTAAATAAGAAATGTTGAATGAGAAGAAAATCAGAAACAAACCTTTCACGCCTTGAGAGTTCAGTGGTTTTACTAGCCTAATAATgagaaacagaaaaagaaaaaaaaaacacaaagttattaagacaaaaatatttaagtaGATCCACAGCCAACACAGAAAGCTTACATCAAGGTCTCTAGCTTTTAAAGTCGTTGGTTTGGCTCTGTTAGGGTTATCAACTTCAATAAGAGCTTCATGTCCTTTCTTCTTCACCTGATATTATTATACCCAAGTAATGATGAGAATAGATGAAGGAGGTCAGATAAGATTCTAAGGGTTTTCACTCACGTCAGATTCATCTTCGGATTCCTCTTCAGATTCCTCTTCAGACTCCTCTTCAACATCTTCTTCGTACTCAGCTTCCTTCTgataatttcatcaaaaaaggCCAATTCATTAACCACACACAAGTCAACAAACATGTAAGAGAAAACAGCCAAAGTACCTGCTTGAATGACCGAGGACGCGCAGCAGAAGTTCCAGCAACTACACAGCACACAAAAAGATCACACTAAATTGaacacatctgttaaaagaccATCCAAACCAATACAGAGACTTTACACACGATTCTCTCAAACACGCAGCAAGTTAACAGCTAAAGCAACAACAGAacagaacacaaaaacatcacACTAAACTGAACACATCTGAAGAGAACCCTAGACCAAA includes:
- the LOC106436371 gene encoding rac-like GTP-binding protein ARAC2 isoform X1 encodes the protein MSTARFVKCVTVGDGAVGKTCMLISYTSNTFPTILRLVLTKPGYVLMHIHGKSIFIQRYQRVLSDYVPTVFDNFSANVVVDGSTVNLGLWDTAGQEDYNRLRPLSYRGADVFLLAFSLISKASYENIYKKWLPELKHYAPTIPIVLVGTKLDLRDDKQFLKDHPGAASITTAQGEELRKMIGAVRYLECSSKTQQNVKSVFDTAIRVALRPPKAKKKIKPLKTKRSRTCFFL
- the LOC106436371 gene encoding rac-like GTP-binding protein ARAC2 isoform X2 — protein: MSTARFVKCVTVGDGAVGKTCMLISYTSNTFPTDYVPTVFDNFSANVVVDGSTVNLGLWDTAGQEDYNRLRPLSYRGADVFLLAFSLISKASYENIYKKWLPELKHYAPTIPIVLVGTKLDLRDDKQFLKDHPGAASITTAQGEELRKMIGAVRYLECSSKTQQNVKSVFDTAIRVALRPPKAKKKIKPLKTKRSRTCFFL
- the LOC106436372 gene encoding 28 kDa heat- and acid-stable phosphoprotein isoform X1, which encodes MGRGKFKGKPTGQRRFSSAADILAGTSAARPRSFKQKEAEYEEDVEEESEEESEEESEDESDVKKKGHEALIEVDNPNRAKPTTLKARDLDASKTTELSRRERFVSDFLLIQHFLFKELLTVPSYMVFCREELEKQRAHERYMRLQEQGKTEQARKDLDRLALIRQQREEAAKKREEEKAAKDAKKVDARK
- the LOC106436372 gene encoding 28 kDa heat- and acid-stable phosphoprotein isoform X2, producing the protein MGRGKFKGKPTGQRRFSSAADILAGTSAARPRSFKQKEAEYEEDVEEESEEESEEESEDESDVKKKGHEALIEVDNPNRAKPTTLKARDLDASKTTELSRREREELEKQRAHERYMRLQEQGKTEQARKDLDRLALIRQQREEAAKKREEEKAAKDAKKVDARK